A region from the Salidesulfovibrio onnuriiensis genome encodes:
- the pssA gene encoding CDP-diacylglycerol--serine O-phosphatidyltransferase, producing MAEEKRLPRHKSVYILPNLLTTASLFTGFLGMTLAIKGNFEACALCILVSCVFDGLDGKVARLTGTTSEFGIQLDSLADLVAFGVTPAVMAYLWQLQGFNRLGLTAAFLMIACGALRLARFNVQTKTSSKKFFTGLPIPAAGCTLATFVLFTPYLPQSFLETVVPVTTLVLVYAVSFFMVSTVRFYSFKEFGVLKAHPFSAMVTAILLFVLIASKPKFLGFVFFIGYLVSGLVYTIFFLSRRSNRLLADSSSNELSK from the coding sequence ATGGCTGAGGAAAAAAGACTGCCGCGCCACAAGAGCGTGTACATACTGCCGAACCTCCTGACCACGGCAAGCCTGTTTACCGGGTTCCTGGGCATGACGTTGGCCATCAAGGGAAACTTTGAGGCCTGCGCCCTGTGCATCCTGGTGAGTTGCGTGTTCGATGGTCTGGACGGCAAGGTGGCGCGTCTCACCGGCACCACCAGCGAGTTCGGCATTCAGCTGGATTCCCTGGCCGACCTGGTGGCCTTCGGGGTCACCCCCGCAGTCATGGCCTATCTCTGGCAATTGCAGGGCTTCAACCGGCTCGGCCTCACGGCCGCGTTCCTCATGATCGCCTGTGGTGCGCTTCGTCTGGCGCGTTTCAACGTGCAGACAAAGACTTCCTCCAAGAAGTTCTTCACCGGCCTGCCCATTCCTGCGGCTGGCTGCACCTTGGCGACCTTTGTTCTCTTTACCCCCTACCTGCCGCAGAGTTTCCTTGAAACTGTCGTGCCGGTAACCACTCTTGTGCTGGTCTATGCGGTTTCCTTCTTCATGGTCAGCACGGTACGCTTTTACTCCTTCAAGGAGTTTGGAGTCCTCAAGGCCCACCCGTTCAGCGCCATGGTCACGGCAATTCTCTTGTTCGTGCTCATCGCCTCAAAGCCGAAGTTCCTCGGTTTTGTCTTCTTCATCGGGTACCTTGTTTCCGGACTCGTCTACACCATTTTCTTCCTTTCCCGTCGGAGCAATCGACTACTAGCCGATTCTTCCTCCAATGAACTATCCAAGTAG
- a CDS encoding 2-isopropylmalate synthase, with protein sequence MSDRVYIFDTTLRDGEQSPGATMNLDEKIRMARQLETLGVDIIEAGFPIASQGDFESVRAIAAAVKEPQIAGLCRAVQKDIDRCWEAVKDAANPRIHTFLATSPIHMKHKLGKTPEQVLEMTEAAVKHAARFTSNVEFSAEDASRSDWDFLVKVSETAISAGATTVNIPDTVGYTQPHEYYELIRYLLENVKNSHKAVFSVHCHNDLGLAVANTLAALRAGARQAEVTVSGIGERAGNAALEEVVMAINTRQDQYEVHTNIDTEQLFPSCRRLSQIIGQPIPPYKPIVGPNAFAHESGVHQDGVIKNRLTYEIMTPESIGRTGTEIVIGKHSGSHAIRKKVEELGYSLDDDQLAVLFDAVKDLADKKEQVFDEDVEALILEKVYRRRDKFRLKDMSVFSGAGDVPPHAAMVLEFGSVGDESDVRTMSAFGEGCVDAVFRSIYSLVGVTPKLVKYSVNAVTEGSDALAGVAVRIEHGGVSSVGRANDGDVVKASALAMVNALNRLEKAKEER encoded by the coding sequence ATGTCTGATCGCGTGTATATTTTCGACACGACTTTACGGGATGGCGAGCAGTCTCCCGGGGCGACCATGAACCTGGACGAGAAAATCCGCATGGCGCGCCAGCTGGAGACCCTCGGCGTCGATATCATCGAGGCCGGATTTCCCATTGCCAGCCAGGGGGACTTCGAGTCCGTAAGGGCCATTGCCGCCGCAGTGAAGGAACCCCAGATCGCGGGGTTGTGCCGGGCCGTGCAGAAGGATATCGACCGTTGCTGGGAAGCGGTGAAGGATGCCGCCAATCCTCGTATCCATACCTTCCTGGCAACCAGCCCCATCCACATGAAGCACAAGCTGGGCAAGACCCCGGAGCAGGTGCTGGAGATGACCGAGGCTGCTGTGAAGCACGCCGCCAGGTTTACCTCCAATGTCGAGTTCTCGGCAGAGGATGCCTCCCGCTCGGATTGGGACTTCTTGGTCAAGGTCTCGGAAACCGCCATTTCCGCAGGGGCCACCACGGTCAATATCCCGGATACAGTGGGCTATACCCAGCCCCATGAGTATTATGAGCTGATCAGGTACCTGCTCGAGAACGTGAAGAACAGCCACAAGGCGGTTTTCTCGGTGCATTGCCACAACGACCTGGGTCTGGCCGTGGCCAACACCCTGGCCGCACTCCGCGCCGGCGCCCGCCAGGCGGAGGTGACGGTTTCCGGTATTGGAGAGCGTGCGGGGAACGCGGCCCTTGAGGAAGTGGTCATGGCCATCAACACGCGTCAGGACCAGTACGAGGTGCATACCAATATCGACACCGAACAGCTGTTCCCGTCCTGCCGCCGTCTGTCCCAGATCATCGGGCAGCCCATCCCTCCCTACAAGCCCATTGTGGGGCCCAATGCGTTTGCACACGAATCCGGCGTGCACCAGGACGGCGTGATCAAGAATCGTCTGACCTACGAGATCATGACCCCGGAATCCATCGGCCGGACCGGAACCGAGATCGTCATCGGCAAGCACTCGGGAAGCCACGCCATCCGCAAGAAGGTGGAGGAACTGGGCTACTCCCTGGACGACGACCAGCTGGCCGTGCTCTTTGATGCGGTCAAGGATTTGGCCGACAAGAAGGAACAGGTCTTTGACGAGGATGTGGAAGCCTTGATCCTGGAAAAGGTCTATCGCCGTCGCGACAAGTTCCGGCTCAAGGACATGAGTGTGTTTTCCGGGGCAGGGGACGTACCTCCGCACGCCGCCATGGTCCTGGAATTCGGCAGCGTGGGCGATGAAAGCGATGTGCGCACCATGTCGGCCTTTGGCGAAGGCTGTGTCGATGCGGTGTTCAGGTCCATCTATTCCCTGGTGGGAGTCACTCCCAAGCTCGTGAAATACTCCGTCAACGCTGTTACCGAGGGATCCGACGCCCTGGCCGGGGTCGCCGTGCGCATCGAGCATGGCGGCGTCAGCTCCGTGGGCCGGGCCAACGACGGCGATGTTGTGAAAGCAAGCGCCCTGGCCATGGTCAATGCGCTCAACCGTTTGGAAAAAGCCAAAGAGGAGAGATAG
- the leuC gene encoding 3-isopropylmalate dehydratase large subunit — MPQTLAEKILQKHTDQEVTGAGQIVQCRVSMVLANDITAPLAIKSFKAMGAEKVFDKDKVSLVCDHFTPNKDIDSAEQVKVVREFAHEMGITHYYECGDVGVEHALLPEKGIVGPGDIVVGADSHTCTYGGLGAFATGMGSTDIAGAMALGETWFKVPPTIKVEIEGAPGKFVGAKDYMLNLIGRIGVAGALYKALEFSGPAVDALSIEGRMTMANMAIEAGGKVGLFAPDAKTLEYTRNAGRSGDETMSADAGAIYERVVKIDVAGMEPQIACPHLPDNVKPVQETEGLQIHQAVVGSCTNGRIEDMREAAAILKGRKVNPKVRCIILPATPAIWKQCLREGLMEIFMDSGCIVGPPTCGPCLGGHMGILAGGERAIATTNRNFKGRMGSLESEVFLSNPSVAAASAIAGEIINPAKL, encoded by the coding sequence ATGCCTCAGACACTTGCTGAAAAGATATTGCAGAAACACACGGACCAGGAGGTGACGGGCGCGGGGCAGATTGTCCAGTGCCGCGTGTCCATGGTCCTGGCCAACGACATCACCGCGCCGCTGGCCATCAAGTCCTTCAAGGCCATGGGGGCCGAAAAGGTCTTTGACAAGGACAAGGTCTCCCTGGTCTGCGACCACTTCACGCCCAATAAGGACATTGATTCCGCCGAGCAGGTCAAGGTTGTGCGCGAGTTCGCCCATGAGATGGGAATCACCCACTATTACGAATGCGGCGACGTGGGCGTGGAGCACGCCCTGCTGCCGGAAAAGGGAATTGTGGGCCCCGGCGACATCGTGGTGGGCGCGGACAGCCATACCTGTACCTACGGTGGCCTGGGCGCCTTTGCCACGGGCATGGGCTCCACGGACATCGCGGGCGCCATGGCCTTGGGCGAGACCTGGTTCAAGGTGCCGCCCACCATCAAGGTGGAGATCGAGGGGGCTCCCGGGAAGTTCGTGGGCGCCAAGGACTACATGCTCAATCTCATCGGTCGGATCGGCGTTGCCGGGGCGCTGTACAAGGCCCTGGAATTTAGCGGACCGGCAGTGGACGCCCTGAGCATCGAGGGCCGTATGACCATGGCCAACATGGCCATCGAAGCCGGCGGCAAGGTCGGCCTGTTCGCACCGGATGCCAAGACCCTGGAATATACCAGGAATGCCGGGCGTAGCGGGGACGAAACCATGTCCGCCGACGCCGGGGCGATTTACGAACGCGTGGTGAAGATCGACGTGGCCGGCATGGAACCGCAGATCGCCTGCCCGCACCTTCCGGACAACGTCAAGCCGGTTCAGGAAACCGAGGGTCTGCAAATTCATCAGGCGGTCGTGGGCTCCTGCACCAATGGCCGCATCGAGGATATGCGCGAGGCTGCGGCCATCCTCAAGGGCCGCAAGGTGAATCCCAAGGTGCGTTGCATCATCCTGCCCGCCACTCCCGCGATCTGGAAACAGTGCCTGCGGGAAGGACTTATGGAAATATTCATGGATTCCGGCTGTATCGTGGGTCCGCCTACCTGCGGCCCCTGCCTGGGCGGACACATGGGCATTCTGGCCGGCGGCGAGCGCGCCATCGCCACCACCAACCGCAACTTCAAGGGCCGCATGGGCAGCCTGGAGAGCGAAGTGTTCCTGTCCAACCCGTCCGTTGCCGCGGCCAGCGCCATTGCCGGCGAGATCATCAACCCCGCCAAACTGTAG
- a CDS encoding 3-isopropylmalate dehydratase small subunit, with amino-acid sequence MKVQGTAHRVGDHIDTDAIIPARFLVTTDPDELGANCMEGLEAGWGKRLKKNDVIVAGENFGCGSSREHAPISILGAGVPVVVAKSFARIFYRNGFNMGLVLLEVGDDIDKIGDTDTIEVDTEKGEIRNMSTNETIKCAPVPAFMQEILDAGGLVPYAKKKLS; translated from the coding sequence ATGAAAGTGCAAGGAACCGCCCACAGAGTGGGCGATCACATAGACACCGACGCCATCATCCCGGCCCGTTTTCTGGTAACCACTGATCCCGATGAGCTCGGGGCCAACTGCATGGAAGGCCTGGAAGCGGGGTGGGGCAAGCGCCTCAAGAAGAACGACGTTATCGTGGCCGGGGAAAACTTCGGCTGCGGATCCTCCCGCGAGCATGCGCCCATCTCCATCCTCGGCGCGGGCGTGCCCGTGGTCGTGGCCAAGAGTTTCGCCCGCATCTTCTACCGCAATGGTTTCAATATGGGACTGGTGCTTCTCGAGGTGGGCGACGATATCGACAAGATCGGCGATACCGACACGATCGAAGTGGATACGGAAAAGGGCGAAATTCGCAACATGAGCACCAATGAGACCATCAAATGCGCTCCGGTGCCGGCGTTCATGCAGGAAATCTTGGATGCTGGAGGCCTGGTTCCCTACGCCAAGAAGAAGTTGTCGTAG
- the leuB gene encoding 3-isopropylmalate dehydrogenase gives MKICLLPGDGIGPEIVAQAVKVLDKVGGKFGRSFEYEEALIGGVAIDASGAPLPQETVQACKGADAVLLGAVGGPKWDTIDPSIRPEKGLLGIRKELGLFANLRPATLFPQLRDACYLRPDIVDRGLDVMVVRELTGGIYFGEPRADGEKDGQRYGFNTMVYYEEEIRRIAKVAFEAARKRSGRVCSVDKANVLDVSRVWREIVIDEHKNYQDVELDHMYVDNAAMQLVRDPSQFDVMVTGNLFGDILSDEAAAITGSIGMLPSASLGAANPGLYEPIHGSAPDIAGQDKANPLATILSVSMMLRHSFDMGEEADSVDKAVQATLEKGLRTGDIMAQGCKLVGCKEMGEAVLAEI, from the coding sequence ATGAAGATATGTTTGTTGCCCGGTGACGGGATCGGCCCGGAGATTGTGGCCCAGGCCGTGAAGGTGCTGGACAAGGTAGGCGGTAAGTTCGGCCGTTCTTTCGAGTATGAGGAAGCGCTCATCGGGGGCGTTGCCATCGATGCCTCGGGTGCGCCCCTGCCTCAGGAGACCGTACAGGCCTGCAAGGGAGCGGATGCCGTGCTGTTGGGCGCGGTGGGCGGCCCCAAATGGGATACCATTGATCCGTCCATTCGTCCGGAAAAGGGACTGCTCGGTATCCGCAAGGAACTGGGCCTGTTCGCCAACCTGCGTCCCGCCACACTGTTTCCGCAGCTTCGGGACGCCTGCTATCTGCGCCCGGACATCGTGGACAGGGGCCTGGACGTCATGGTGGTGCGTGAACTCACCGGCGGCATCTATTTCGGGGAGCCCCGCGCCGACGGCGAAAAGGACGGCCAGCGATACGGCTTTAACACCATGGTGTATTACGAGGAGGAGATTCGCCGTATTGCCAAGGTGGCCTTCGAGGCCGCCCGCAAACGCAGCGGCCGTGTCTGCTCCGTGGACAAGGCCAATGTGCTCGACGTTTCCCGCGTCTGGCGCGAGATAGTCATCGACGAGCACAAGAATTACCAGGACGTGGAGTTGGATCACATGTACGTGGACAACGCGGCCATGCAGCTGGTGCGCGATCCTTCCCAGTTCGACGTGATGGTCACCGGCAATCTGTTCGGCGACATCCTGTCCGACGAGGCCGCCGCCATCACCGGCTCCATCGGCATGCTGCCGTCCGCCTCTCTCGGGGCCGCCAACCCCGGACTGTACGAGCCCATCCACGGATCGGCCCCGGACATTGCCGGACAGGACAAGGCCAACCCCCTGGCCACCATCCTGTCCGTGTCCATGATGCTTCGGCATTCCTTTGACATGGGTGAGGAAGCCGACAGTGTCGACAAGGCAGTGCAGGCAACCCTGGAAAAGGGGCTGCGCACCGGCGATATCATGGCTCAGGGCTGCAAGCTCGTGGGCTGCAAGGAAATGGGCGAGGCCGTCTTGGCCGAGATCTGA
- a CDS encoding GIY-YIG nuclease family protein: MQTWHVYLLECSDGTYYCGITTDLDRRLRQHNNGTAAKYTRYRAPVRLLTSAEVEDKSEALKVELFVKKTPRSKKCSVITNKSWKI; this comes from the coding sequence ATGCAAACTTGGCACGTCTATCTCCTGGAGTGTTCCGATGGCACGTATTATTGCGGCATCACTACCGATCTGGACCGCAGGCTCCGACAGCACAACAATGGCACCGCCGCCAAATACACCCGGTACAGAGCCCCTGTCCGGCTGCTGACTTCCGCCGAGGTCGAAGACAAATCCGAGGCCCTCAAGGTGGAACTGTTCGTCAAAAAGACCCCCAGATCGAAAAAATGCTCTGTCATCACAAACAAATCATGGAAAATTTGA
- a CDS encoding ABC-F family ATP-binding cassette domain-containing protein, with translation MSRITIQSISKAHGGDALFSDLSFEVVPGMRLAVAGPNGCGKSTLLKIIAGAEEADSGVINMERGSQLGYVAQEFHEADLSSNLLAWVLTALPSWNEFWRDWEQAVAEKDQTRINVLSHKQAEFEQKHGYNPDHKARTILSGLGFSEDDFFKNIRELSGGWRERAKLARVLLQGADVLLLDEPTNHLDLEAVEWLEEYLLNFRGTLLFVAHDRVFLNRVGTHVLFLGRGRPQVRRGSFDEFLEWEAENSRQLNKEVEKLSSRIDHEQDYIRRFRVKARKAAQAQSKIKKVEKMEVELSKLKETQLLSRSGKTLNFKLPQPSRGDKVAIAAVDLEFAYEGGRSVWPSLNFQLYRGKKIALAAPNGAGKSTLLKLLTGDLKPSAGYVKIGNNTKLAYFSQHQAEILEINNTVIGEIRRLCDPKLTEEQLMSVLGLFLLGESFFERKVSELSGGEKSRLLLASLFMSGANLLVLDEPTNHLDIESREGLVRALGGYDGTLLFVAHDRYLLSEVAEEVWSLTEKGFEHFLGGFAQYDASRKQEDPCETPFGEEPEKRKLSKEEKRRQAELRNQLYRKLKPLKSEYEKLEKELEKNLEEQGVLEEKMNDPATYEKPEEALKLNSQYREVESWVENLMERMAGIEAEMDSIQREQEALGEA, from the coding sequence ATGTCTCGAATCACCATACAATCCATCAGTAAGGCCCATGGCGGCGACGCATTGTTCAGCGACCTCTCCTTCGAGGTGGTGCCGGGCATGCGGCTGGCCGTGGCCGGACCCAACGGCTGCGGCAAAAGTACACTCCTCAAGATCATTGCCGGAGCCGAGGAAGCGGACAGCGGCGTCATCAACATGGAGCGCGGCTCCCAGCTCGGCTATGTTGCCCAGGAATTTCATGAAGCCGATCTTTCCAGCAACCTGCTCGCGTGGGTGCTGACGGCCCTGCCGTCCTGGAACGAATTCTGGCGGGACTGGGAACAGGCCGTGGCCGAGAAGGACCAGACCAGAATCAATGTCCTTTCCCATAAACAGGCCGAATTCGAACAGAAGCACGGGTATAATCCGGACCACAAGGCCCGGACCATTCTTTCGGGCCTCGGATTTTCCGAAGACGATTTTTTCAAGAACATCCGTGAACTTTCCGGCGGCTGGCGTGAACGCGCCAAGCTGGCTCGCGTACTGTTGCAGGGCGCGGATGTCCTGCTTTTGGACGAGCCCACCAACCACCTGGACCTGGAAGCCGTGGAGTGGCTGGAAGAGTATCTGCTCAATTTCCGGGGCACCTTGCTTTTCGTGGCCCACGACCGGGTGTTCTTGAACCGGGTGGGAACCCACGTGTTGTTCCTGGGCCGGGGAAGGCCGCAGGTGCGTCGTGGCTCTTTTGACGAATTTCTGGAATGGGAGGCCGAAAATTCCCGCCAGCTGAACAAGGAAGTGGAGAAGCTTTCCAGTCGGATAGACCACGAGCAGGACTACATCCGCCGTTTCCGGGTTAAGGCGCGCAAGGCCGCCCAGGCCCAGAGCAAGATCAAGAAGGTGGAGAAGATGGAGGTTGAGCTCTCCAAGCTCAAGGAAACCCAGCTTCTGTCCCGGTCCGGAAAGACCCTGAACTTCAAGCTTCCCCAGCCCTCCCGAGGGGACAAGGTTGCCATTGCCGCCGTGGACCTGGAATTTGCCTATGAAGGCGGCAGGAGCGTATGGCCCAGCCTCAACTTTCAGCTCTACAGGGGCAAGAAGATCGCCCTGGCCGCACCCAACGGGGCCGGGAAATCCACGCTTCTCAAGCTTCTTACCGGCGACCTGAAACCTTCCGCCGGCTACGTCAAGATCGGCAACAATACCAAGCTGGCCTATTTTAGCCAGCATCAGGCCGAGATCCTGGAGATCAACAATACGGTCATCGGCGAAATCCGGCGGTTGTGTGATCCCAAGTTGACCGAGGAACAGCTCATGAGCGTGCTCGGCCTGTTCCTGCTGGGCGAATCCTTTTTCGAACGCAAGGTCTCCGAACTGTCAGGTGGCGAGAAAAGCCGCCTGCTGCTGGCCAGCCTGTTCATGTCCGGCGCGAACCTGTTGGTGCTCGACGAACCCACCAACCATCTGGACATCGAATCCCGCGAGGGGCTTGTCCGGGCCCTGGGCGGGTATGATGGCACGTTGCTTTTTGTGGCCCACGACAGGTATCTTCTTTCGGAAGTGGCCGAGGAGGTCTGGTCGCTTACGGAAAAGGGCTTTGAGCATTTTCTGGGAGGATTTGCCCAGTATGACGCCAGCCGCAAACAGGAAGATCCATGCGAGACTCCTTTTGGGGAAGAACCGGAAAAGCGCAAGCTCAGCAAGGAGGAAAAGCGGCGGCAGGCAGAGCTGCGCAACCAGCTTTACCGCAAGCTCAAGCCCTTGAAGAGCGAGTACGAGAAGCTCGAGAAGGAACTGGAAAAGAATCTGGAAGAGCAGGGCGTGCTGGAAGAGAAGATGAACGATCCCGCCACGTATGAGAAGCCGGAGGAGGCGCTCAAGCTTAACAGCCAGTATCGTGAGGTAGAGAGCTGGGTGGAGAACCTCATGGAACGCATGGCCGGAATCGAGGCCGAGATGGATTCCATTCAGCGGGAACAGGAAGCCCTGGGAGAAGCATGA
- a CDS encoding (deoxy)nucleoside triphosphate pyrophosphohydrolase, with protein MMRPMLEVVAGIIWKDGRYLAVERPEGSRMAGWWEFPGGKIEQGESRDQALVRELEEELGIRCREFEFWRDIVHEYETFSVHLHFFHITDFTEKLTPMEGQRMEWVRPGQPGSLKFLPADVAIVEALKAY; from the coding sequence ATGATGCGTCCGATGCTCGAAGTGGTGGCCGGGATCATCTGGAAGGACGGAAGGTATTTGGCTGTGGAACGTCCCGAGGGATCGCGCATGGCCGGCTGGTGGGAGTTTCCCGGCGGCAAGATCGAGCAGGGCGAAAGCCGGGACCAGGCCCTGGTGCGGGAACTGGAGGAAGAACTGGGGATTCGTTGCCGCGAGTTCGAATTCTGGCGCGACATAGTGCACGAGTACGAAACGTTTTCCGTTCATTTGCATTTTTTTCATATCACTGATTTTACGGAGAAACTTACTCCAATGGAAGGGCAGCGTATGGAATGGGTGCGTCCGGGGCAACCTGGGTCACTGAAATTTCTTCCCGCTGATGTCGCGATAGTGGAAGCCCTCAAGGCTTATTAG
- the metF gene encoding methylenetetrahydrofolate reductase [NAD(P)H], translated as MRIVDLIKQSSPFISLEFFPPKEEQAWPKFFDVVEELKELNPLFASVTYGAGGGTQDNTLEIAKRIKRDHGLEPLTHLTSVGATAGKIKDFLSELDDAGIENVLALRGDAPKDVPDFDFSTQEFRYASDLVQFIREHFKKMCVGVACYPEAHPESPTVSFDLAMSKLKHEMGGEFMVTQLFFDNRIYFDFVDRMKAMGVNIPVIPGVLPIMSIKSAKFILSLCGASIPGKFLSALEKAHEEGGDDLVYEVGMAYAKKQAQELIDKGAPGVHLYTLNRAKACLEIGNSLKF; from the coding sequence TTGCGTATTGTTGACCTGATCAAGCAGAGCTCACCGTTCATTTCTCTGGAATTTTTTCCCCCCAAGGAAGAACAGGCCTGGCCCAAGTTTTTCGACGTGGTGGAAGAACTCAAGGAATTGAACCCGCTTTTTGCTTCCGTGACCTATGGAGCCGGCGGCGGTACCCAGGACAATACCCTGGAAATCGCCAAACGCATCAAACGGGATCACGGCCTGGAACCATTGACCCATCTGACCAGTGTTGGTGCCACTGCGGGCAAGATCAAGGACTTCCTGTCCGAGCTGGATGACGCGGGGATCGAGAACGTCCTGGCGCTTCGCGGCGATGCCCCCAAGGATGTTCCCGATTTTGACTTCAGCACCCAGGAGTTTCGTTACGCCTCGGACCTGGTGCAGTTCATCCGCGAGCATTTCAAGAAGATGTGCGTGGGGGTGGCCTGCTACCCCGAGGCCCATCCTGAGTCGCCCACCGTCAGCTTCGACCTGGCCATGTCCAAACTCAAGCACGAGATGGGCGGCGAGTTCATGGTTACCCAACTGTTTTTCGACAACCGGATTTATTTCGATTTCGTGGACCGCATGAAGGCCATGGGCGTGAACATTCCGGTGATCCCGGGCGTGCTGCCGATCATGAGCATCAAGTCAGCCAAATTCATCCTTTCGCTCTGCGGAGCGAGCATTCCGGGCAAGTTCCTGAGCGCCCTGGAAAAGGCCCACGAAGAGGGCGGGGATGATTTGGTGTACGAGGTCGGCATGGCTTACGCCAAGAAACAGGCCCAGGAGCTTATAGACAAGGGTGCGCCCGGGGTGCACCTGTATACCCTGAACCGGGCCAAGGCCTGTCTTGAAATCGGCAACAGCCTCAAATTTTAA
- a CDS encoding aspartate-semialdehyde dehydrogenase, whose amino-acid sequence MSKQFRVAVCGATGAVGREMLKVLEQRDFPCSEVLPMSSSRSAGTTVPFRGEELTVIEMKEDSFEGIDIALFSAGGSPSQHFAPFAAKAGCVVVDNSSAWRMDPECPLVVPEVNPHDLDWHKGIIANPNCSTIQMVVALKPIHQEAQIKRVVVSTYQAVSGTGQKAITELESQVQRLMNGQPVVADVYPHQIAFNCLPHIDVFQENGYTKEEMKMVNETVKIIGDASIKVTATCVRVPVFYGHSESVNIETVEKMTAEECRTLLAGSPGIEVVDYPEKLAYPMPIDAAGEDATYVGRIREDDTIANGLNMWIVSDNIRKGAALNAVQIAETLIERDLVRVP is encoded by the coding sequence ATGAGCAAGCAATTTCGAGTTGCAGTATGCGGCGCCACGGGCGCAGTGGGACGCGAAATGTTGAAAGTGCTGGAGCAGCGTGATTTTCCCTGCTCCGAGGTCCTTCCCATGTCTTCCTCTCGTTCCGCAGGCACCACTGTGCCTTTCCGGGGCGAGGAATTGACCGTCATCGAAATGAAGGAAGATTCTTTTGAGGGAATCGACATCGCGCTTTTTTCGGCAGGCGGTTCTCCCTCCCAGCATTTTGCCCCGTTTGCGGCCAAGGCCGGTTGCGTGGTGGTGGACAACTCCAGCGCCTGGCGCATGGATCCCGAATGCCCGCTGGTCGTGCCCGAGGTGAACCCGCATGATCTGGACTGGCACAAGGGGATCATCGCCAACCCCAACTGTTCCACCATCCAGATGGTGGTGGCGCTCAAGCCCATTCATCAGGAAGCCCAGATCAAGCGCGTGGTGGTTTCCACCTATCAGGCGGTTTCCGGTACGGGTCAGAAGGCAATTACCGAACTGGAAAGCCAGGTACAGCGGCTCATGAACGGCCAGCCTGTTGTGGCGGACGTCTATCCGCATCAGATTGCCTTCAACTGCCTGCCTCACATCGATGTGTTCCAGGAAAACGGATACACCAAGGAAGAGATGAAGATGGTCAACGAGACCGTCAAGATCATCGGGGACGCAAGCATCAAGGTGACGGCCACCTGTGTTCGTGTCCCGGTTTTCTATGGCCACAGTGAATCCGTGAACATTGAGACCGTGGAAAAGATGACCGCAGAGGAATGCCGTACCCTGCTCGCGGGCTCTCCCGGAATCGAGGTGGTGGATTACCCTGAAAAGCTGGCCTATCCCATGCCCATTGACGCCGCGGGCGAGGATGCCACCTATGTGGGCCGTATCCGTGAGGACGACACTATTGCCAACGGTTTGAACATGTGGATAGTTTCCGACAATATCCGCAAGGGCGCGGCTCTCAACGCGGTGCAGATTGCCGAAACGCTTATTGAGCGGGACCTGGTTCGGGTGCCGTAG
- a CDS encoding aminotransferase class IV — translation MREVLDFDAYLGKMLNAYRPGTGDVLAFYEHRVGAICKDPKLMLMPWDDHLVHRGDGVFETMKFVDRKLYQLEAHLQRMKHSSKSIHLTPPCSWEEIGEIIVDVARAGGKDSGLIRVLLGRGPGGFGITAEECPLASLYVVCYDLHPKPESLYEKGATAFKTSIPAKQSYLATIKSIDYLPNVLMKREAQEKGYDYPFCFDRHGFLAEGATENVCIVDQGGKLVMPEFNNSLAGTTLMRVVDLIKNEISVVFRGISEDEILEAREVIVVGTSGDAIPVVRFKGKPILNVKPGPIQKRMRELIQKDIRENGLEI, via the coding sequence ATGCGAGAGGTTCTGGATTTCGACGCCTACCTGGGGAAGATGCTGAACGCATACCGCCCCGGCACCGGGGACGTGCTGGCCTTCTACGAACATCGCGTGGGTGCGATCTGCAAGGATCCCAAGCTCATGCTCATGCCGTGGGATGACCATCTGGTGCACCGCGGCGATGGCGTGTTTGAGACCATGAAGTTTGTGGACCGCAAGCTTTACCAGCTTGAGGCCCATCTTCAGCGCATGAAGCATTCCAGCAAGTCCATCCATCTTACCCCGCCATGCTCTTGGGAGGAGATCGGGGAGATTATCGTGGATGTCGCCCGCGCGGGCGGCAAGGACAGCGGGTTGATCCGTGTCCTGCTCGGCCGTGGTCCGGGCGGCTTCGGCATAACCGCCGAGGAGTGCCCTCTCGCCAGTCTTTACGTGGTCTGCTACGACCTGCATCCGAAACCTGAGTCCCTCTATGAAAAGGGAGCCACCGCATTCAAGACCTCCATCCCGGCCAAACAGTCGTACCTAGCCACCATCAAGTCCATTGATTACCTGCCCAACGTACTCATGAAGCGCGAAGCGCAGGAAAAGGGCTATGATTATCCGTTCTGCTTCGACCGGCACGGTTTTCTGGCCGAGGGCGCAACCGAAAACGTTTGCATTGTGGACCAGGGCGGCAAGCTGGTGATGCCCGAATTCAACAATTCATTGGCGGGCACAACGCTTATGCGGGTCGTCGACCTGATAAAGAATGAGATCAGCGTGGTTTTTCGGGGGATCAGCGAGGATGAGATTCTCGAAGCCCGGGAAGTGATCGTTGTCGGCACCTCGGGGGATGCGATTCCCGTGGTTCGGTTCAAGGGCAAGCCCATTCTCAACGTGAAGCCCGGCCCCATCCAGAAACGGATGCGGGAGTTGATCCAAAAGGACATTCGGGAAAACGGATTGGAAATATGA